Within the Gloeobacter kilaueensis JS1 genome, the region ACAAAAACGCCTGCACCAGAAAGACGACCATCACGGAGAGCGTACCGGCCCAGGGACCGAGCAAAACGGCGGCGAGGGTGCCCCCCAGCAGGTGACCGCTCGTACCGCCCAGCACCGGGAAGTTGATCATCTGGGCCGCAAAGATAAAGGCGGCGCTGACGCCCATCAGGGGGACCGTCCGCTCGTCGAAGCGGCGCTCGACCTGTTTGAGCACGATCGCGAGGACAGCGAGGGCGAGCAGCCCCATCACAGCACAGACGGGCGCACTCAAGAACCCGTCCGGAATGTGCATGGCAACGAGTGCTGGCAACCTGTTCATCCTCTCTCGGGGATCTGCCGGTAAGACTCTCCTTAAAATAGCCTTACCGCCCGCCGGAGCCGCTCACCCCCAGAGTGTTTTTACGATTGGTGGCTGTTTTTAGATGGGCAGGTCGGAGTGGTCATCCCATTGCACGCCCTCGACGAGCGCCCGGCGCAGGTCCGTCTGGGTCAGATCCGCGCCCGCCAGGTTGGCACCGGTAAGGTTGGCATCGCTCAAGATCGCCCGCGACAGATCCGCCGAACCCAGGTTGGCACCGCTCAGGACTGCCGCGCCACCCAGCGCGTCGATAAGGTGCGCCCCCCGCAAGTCTGCACCGGCAAGATAAGCGCCCTGGAGGTTGCTGTCGATAAGAACGCTGCCCTCCAGTCGGGCTCGCCTCAGGTTCGCTCCGCGCAGGTCGGCCCGCTCCAGATTACAGCCGGTCAAAATCGCCTCCGTCAGATTTGCCCCCTGGAGGTTGGCGGCCTCAAGATTCGCTTCGCGCAGATCGGCGCGCGCCAGGTCCGCTCCCTGCAGGTTCGCTCCGCGCAGGTCGGCGCGGCGCAGGTTGGCTTTTGCCAGTAGGGCCTCCTCCAGCACCGCCTCCTGCAGATTTGTCTCCTCCAGTTGCGCCAGCCTCAGATCGGCGCGCCGAAAACAGGCTTTGTGCAGCTCAGCGCACTGCAGCCGGGCGTTCGATAGATCCGTCAGCGCAAAATCCGCGTGCGACAGATCCAGCCCACCGGAAAGATCGATGCCGGACAAGTTGAGGCCGCGCAGGCGCAGGGACGAACCAGCGGGCGTGTGAATCAGGCTCAAAACAATTTGTTCTCTTGCCAGTTCGGACATGGTGTACCTCCTTCCAGTTCGTCCCCCTGCAATTCGATTTGAAGGATATCGGCCTTGACGTTCTCGCGCACCCCTCCAGACCTGGATACTCTTCCCGGCACGCTTGTTTTGCAGTCTGCGTGCCGCAGCAGTGCTTCTGATATGGAATTGGTTTCAGCAACGCTCAGACGTAGCCACTCAAAAGAACACAACAGCAATCGACAGGCGAACAACGACAGAACAAAGCAGAAGTGTGGACTGTCCGCCAGCGAGCTTCGATGCTGCAGCATCCCAATTTTGATTGCGTCCAATAAAAGGATCACCGAAGCTGTAAAAAACTTAACCCCGCACCCCGGAGCCTTCTTTGCTCAACTGCCAGACCAGCCGCTCCAGCCCCTGGGCATAATGACCGGCGCGATCGCTCCAGCCACGAAAGTCGATGACGTTGCGGCTGCTGTAAAGCTGCGCAGGCCAGCCCATCGCCGTCTGGGTCATGTCGTCGTCGATGCGCAGGGCGTGGATAAGAAGCTGGTGCTCCTCGCCCTCGCGCAAAAAGATCGCCTCGATCTCCTGTTCGATCCAGCTACTTCTGAGGGAATGTTCTGAGAGCACCACCACCAGCCGCTCTCCCCAGCGCAGGGGTTGATCGACGCCGATGCGCCACTTACTGGCGGAATCGGCGTCCTCGCAGGCAAGCCAGCAGCGCACCCCCATCGTCTGCAGGTCGCTGTAGAGGCGGTTGACAAAGATCTGATCGCGGCTGGAGTAGCTGATAAAGCAGCTGGGCGGCAGTTGCTGACCGGCCAGAGCGATCGCAAAGGTGACCACCGGTTCGCTGAGGCCGCAGCCGCGCAAAAACACCAGCGGCAGACCACAGGATCGCTCCAGCGTGCGGTGATCGAGAATGCTGGGTCCAAAGTGCAGACAGCTTTCGAGGCCCAGGGCCGTGCTTAGATCCACATCCGCCAGCACCGTATCAAATAGCTGCGCAAAGCTCAGATCCGCCCCTGCCAGATCCGCCGCCGTCAGATTGGCCAGGCGCAGGTTGGCTGAGTGCAGGTCCGCGCCGTTTAAGATCGCCTCCTGCAGCTGGGCTCTACCCAGATCCGCGCCCGAGAGCACGGTATTTTGCAAGTTGGCCCAGCTCAGATCGGCGTCGTGCAGATCGGCGGTGCTCAGATCGAGCCAGGCGAGATCCGCCCCGACAAAATCGGGACGGATCGGATTATTTTGCCGCCACTGATTCCAGGCGGCAATACTCTGCTTGAGGCGGGCAAGGTGCTGATCGTTCGCCATGGATCAATTCTGGCCGATGCATTGTATTCTCCTGCATCGCAGCCCCATAATAAGGCGGAATCCTTCACTGTCGCTTTTCCATGCAATTTCAGTCGGAGCGCCCCATCCCCGGCATTCGAGCCACCCTTGGCCTGCCGTTGCCGCGCCGCCGCTGGCTGCCCTTGCCGACGATCGTCGAACTCATCTGGGCAGTCGTGGGGCTGGTGCTCACCGTGGGCGGCACCCTCTGCCACCTGCAGTTGCCCGACCGCTTTCCGCAGATGATCGATCTGGCCCACTGGCCCCCTGCGCTGGTCTGGCACTTCGAGCCGGGCTATCCTTTCTCGCTGCAGGTGGCAGCAGTACTCCTTTCTGGCTTGATCGGCGGACCTGTCGCCGCCGGGCTTGCCCAGAGCGCCTACCTCACCCTCGGCTTCGCCGGCTTCCCGGTCTTTGCCGGTGGGGGCGGCATCGAATACCTTGCCCATCCCCAGTCGGGCTACCTGCTCGCCTTCGTCCCCGCCGCCGTCCTCTGCGGTGCCCTCGCCTTTCGCTGCCGCTCAAGCCTCAACTGGCTTGCCACCAGTGCGCTGGCGGGTCTTGCCGTCATTCACCTAGGCGGCATCGTCGGTTTGCTCGTCCATCTGCCGCCCGGTGCGCAGCTGGGAGGTGCCCTGGTGCAGTATTCGCTGCTGCCGCTGCTTGGGCAGGCGATCGGCGTCTTGCTGGTTGCAAGCGGTGGCTGGGTGATTCGCCGTCTGCTGCTGTCTTAGTATGGATGCATGGCCAATCAGGACTTTTTTAAGACCGTCGCCAAGTACCCGACTTTTCTGGCCGGTGCCCTGCTGGGTGTCTTCTTCTCCGCCTTTGGCTGGCTGAGACCCCTGTTTCGCAACCGCTGGAGTGGTACGCTTACCGTTGTCGGGTTGCTCGGGCTGGTAGCCTTCGTCGTGTTCACCGTCCGGGCGATGCTGATGCTGGGCTAACCCTCGGCGCGGTGGGGACAGGCGGCGCAGAGCGAACCGCTCGAACCCAGGCGCATCGCATCCTGGTGACCCATCGCGTAGGCGATCCGGACCAGGCTCTGGACCACCTGCAAAAGTTTCAGGCTGATGAACTGATCTAGAGGTTCTGTAATGTCCAGGAAGGTCTTCTCAACGGCGTACTCAAGCATGTCTGGCGTGCGAATTGGTTCTTGCACTAGGAGTTACCTGCGTAGAAATACCTAATTGCCACTCTAACGCCCTGTTCTTAATCATTTGTCATATTTGTTACAGTTCATGGATACGGCGATGAAAACCCACAGACCAGCGAGGGTAGGCGAACTGATCAAGCGCGAGGTGAGCGACATGCTCATCAAGCAGCAGATCAAGGATCTGCGCATCGGAGCGGGCATGGTGAGCGTCACCGATGTCGAGGTGAGCGGCGATCTGCGCCAGGCAAAAATTTATGTGAGTATCTTCGGCACCCCGGAGGTCCAGAAGCTGACGATGGCGGCCCTGGGGGATGTGACAGGCTTTGTGCGCCAGGAAATCGGCCATCGCATCCGCCTGCGCTACACGCCTGAGATCAGCTTTGTTCAGGATCATTCCCTTGAGCGCGGGGCGCGCATCAGCCAGCTTATCGACCAGATCCGCGCCGAAGAAGAGGCCAGAGCCGAACAGCGGGAGGACGAACCTTGAGACGGCGGTTGCTTCTGGCGGTTGTCGGTGGGCTTTTTTTGCCGGTGGCGGTGAGCGGCCAGGGCTTTTCGCAGCGCATCGACGCCACCTGTGCCCCCGACGATCCGTTTATCGGTCAGTTTCTGCCCGCCCGTGGCTCAAGGCGGATCTCGGCTATCGTCAACTCCGAGGTCAAGGCGACGGCCTACCTCGATGTCACCACCGACGTTCTCAACGAAGATAGCGTCGTCATGGGTGCAGTCGCTGCCGAACTGCAACCAAAGCAGGCTCAGATTCTGGCGCTGCCCGCCTCGTTCATCGACATCCAGGGCGTGCGCCTGCGCGTCGTCAACCGCGACCGCACCTTTGGCCGGGTGACAGCGACGCTGAACGTCTCGCGCTAGTCCTGTATGCGTCTGGGGTCGGATGCTGGTATCGGCTGGGTCCTTTAGCATCGGTAGCAAACCAACCTGCACGCTCAGGAGATATTTAGATGCCCGATGCCAACCGTCCTTCAAACGCCACCAATCTCAAAGACGCCAACCACATCGGTGCAATCCCGACCGAAACGGACGATCCCAACTTGAGAGCTGACGAGGCTGCCGTCGAAGGCCCAACCCAGCCGGTCCAATCCCAAAAAGCCGGCACGCACAAAAAAGGCGAGCAGGCCGACCGGCAGCGGGCGAG harbors:
- a CDS encoding pentapeptide repeat-containing protein; the encoded protein is MSELAREQIVLSLIHTPAGSSLRLRGLNLSGIDLSGGLDLSHADFALTDLSNARLQCAELHKACFRRADLRLAQLEETNLQEAVLEEALLAKANLRRADLRGANLQGADLARADLREANLEAANLQGANLTEAILTGCNLERADLRGANLRRARLEGSVLIDSNLQGAYLAGADLRGAHLIDALGGAAVLSGANLGSADLSRAILSDANLTGANLAGADLTQTDLRRALVEGVQWDDHSDLPI
- a CDS encoding toll/interleukin-1 receptor domain-containing protein, whose product is MANDQHLARLKQSIAAWNQWRQNNPIRPDFVGADLAWLDLSTADLHDADLSWANLQNTVLSGADLGRAQLQEAILNGADLHSANLRLANLTAADLAGADLSFAQLFDTVLADVDLSTALGLESCLHFGPSILDHRTLERSCGLPLVFLRGCGLSEPVVTFAIALAGQQLPPSCFISYSSRDQIFVNRLYSDLQTMGVRCWLACEDADSASKWRIGVDQPLRWGERLVVVLSEHSLRSSWIEQEIEAIFLREGEEHQLLIHALRIDDDMTQTAMGWPAQLYSSRNVIDFRGWSDRAGHYAQGLERLVWQLSKEGSGVRG
- a CDS encoding biotin transporter BioY: MQFQSERPIPGIRATLGLPLPRRRWLPLPTIVELIWAVVGLVLTVGGTLCHLQLPDRFPQMIDLAHWPPALVWHFEPGYPFSLQVAAVLLSGLIGGPVAAGLAQSAYLTLGFAGFPVFAGGGGIEYLAHPQSGYLLAFVPAAVLCGALAFRCRSSLNWLATSALAGLAVIHLGGIVGLLVHLPPGAQLGGALVQYSLLPLLGQAIGVLLVASGGWVIRRLLLS
- a CDS encoding DUF751 family protein, whose amino-acid sequence is MANQDFFKTVAKYPTFLAGALLGVFFSAFGWLRPLFRNRWSGTLTVVGLLGLVAFVVFTVRAMLMLG
- the rbfA gene encoding 30S ribosome-binding factor RbfA produces the protein MKTHRPARVGELIKREVSDMLIKQQIKDLRIGAGMVSVTDVEVSGDLRQAKIYVSIFGTPEVQKLTMAALGDVTGFVRQEIGHRIRLRYTPEISFVQDHSLERGARISQLIDQIRAEEEARAEQREDEP